In the genome of Chaetodon trifascialis isolate fChaTrf1 chromosome 21, fChaTrf1.hap1, whole genome shotgun sequence, the window ATGTACAGATCCGATCATTTGGTTGAACTTGCTAACATAAACTTAACTATAACTATCAACGGCTGCCTAACCGAAATCTAAAGGTGCTAGAAAGAAACTTGGTGTGCCTTCCAGGTCACCGGTCTCATTGCATCCACGTGGAACATCCCCATGTTCGGCTTTGTGGGACAATCCTCCAAAATGGACAACAGCGAAATCTACGACTCCTACATCAAAATTGTGCCCCCCCTTAAGAGAAGCTCGGAGGTCCTGGTGAAGACGCTGGAGTTCTTCGGGTGGAGTCACGTAGCGATGATTGGAGGGGGACTGGAGTCAAACACTTGGGACAAAGTTGACGCTTTGTGGAAAACTGTGGAAAATCCACTGAAAGCCAAATTCAAACTCGCTGCCTCGGTCAAGTTTGATACCAGCAACCCTGAGCTCGTTTATCGCAACATGAAGTACATCGCCACGGTGGCCAGAGGTGAGGAAAGTACAACTGTTTTGGCTCTTTAAAACCACACATAACCTTAATTTGgctcctgtctctctgtcaaaTGTTCGTCCTGCAGTGATCGTGGTGCTCACAAACAAAGAGGACTCTCTGgcgctgctgctggaggccgaGCGACAGGGTCTGATGAACGGCAACTACGTTTTCTTACTGGTGCAGCATTTTGAGGTCAGTGGCAGCATGGTGAGTAAAACCGTTAACGCACATGAACAGTTGTACACTGCAGCCAGCGAGCTAATGAAGCTAACGCCAGTGCAAAGAGTTGTTGAAAAGGCCATCTCCATCAGGCTTTTTAACATCTCCAGCTGACTCGAAAAAGAGGAATAATTAGTTAGCTTGTAATCACTTCACTGCATCATATAAAAGTAAGGCCTGAAGTAGGCGCTTATCAGATGATCAatctttgctcttttctttgttgttttacatGTACGTCTTCTTCCTGCGCAGAACAACTTGTGGAAATATGGCCTGAAGACCAAAATTGACCAAGACGCCTTCAGAGCTTTCGACATGGCCTTCATCATTGGCCAGAAATCCTACGAAGGTTATGAGTACTATGACTTCTTCGAGCAGGTTTTTGAAAGACTCAAAGGACACCCATTCCACAGCAACCTGACATCCGAAAGAGAGGTAAGATGAGAGTTGAGAGATATTCAATCTGCTGAAAAGGAGAATCCCAATCgctctgtcctctgttttttttaggTTAGTCCTTACTCTGCGCATCTGCACGATGCAGTGCTGCTTTATGCGATGGGACTGAAGGAAGTCCTCAAAGACGGAAAAGACCCTCATGATGGacggcagctgctgcagagattaAAGAATAAAAACGGCATTCGATTTTATGGTTGGTTCATGAATGCATCGTAGGGCGAAGCATGCAAAGATTCTTTAACACTGCACACTGCTTTTCATATGcctttttgttgtgttcataAAGCTTTGGTACTCTTAAAGAACCCGCACTTATGTACactgcatcatcatcacagcatGGCTGCATCATATTTTTATCACAGAAAGCGctcattaacattaacatttagcaAATTTCCCTAAAATAACTAACCTGCaagctgtttttaatgaaagtgGCATGTGCATTATGTgtgcaaacatttaaaagtgcATTAAAGGGTCGGTTTAGCGTACCTGTACAGGTATCTAGCCATGCAAATGCTGCAGTTTTAGTTTTATGTGACCTGGTTTTGATATATCCCACTCTGAGATTTCTACATGCAAGCCAATAAAGCGCAGGTGAGCTTTGTTTGTGGTGGGAGAACCATACTTCACAGTGTCATCACAGCCTCTATCAGAGCACTACAGCGCCGTGCTGGCACATCATTTTCAGACAGTTTGATGCAGAGGCGGCGTATCTTTGCAGGTGCGTCTGGATTAGTCCACTTTgatgaagagggggagagaaatcTGGACTATTCCATTTATAAACTGCAGCGTGCACGAGACGTCACCAAGTTTGTGCCCATCCTCCATTTTGACAGCCACACCAAAGCTGTCAGGTAACAAACGCTCTCATACACTCAAAGAATCCAACAGTTTGCGTTAAAAACATTTCGGGAAATCACAcgaaaaatgtcatttcaggcCAACGTCTATGTTTGCTTCTGTGGTCTGGCCCAAAGGAAGACCCCCTTCTGATAAACCAGAATGTGGTTTCAACAACGAACTCTGTGAATGGCTGATTAATGGTACAGTAACACAGACCAGCTCTTATGCAACCACTAAATATGCCATGCCTCCTTTTAGACCACTCATAAAACCTGATTTAAACCTGGCTCTCAGGCCAAGCTAACCACCTCCATAATTTGTCTTGATGGGACACAGACATCGCCCTGCTGGCTCTGCTTGTGACCTTCCCCCTCATCGGGGTGCTGGCGGTCTTGTGCATCGGGGTCCTCATTCTGCAGAAGCTGCGGCTCCAGAACAGGCTCGACGACTCCTGCTGGTGGCTGATCAACTACAGCGACATCACCATCATCAGGGAGTCTTCGGTATGGGCACCAACCCGCCAGGATTAgatgcgtgtgtatgtgcagtatgtgtgtgttcacaggctTGTTCGGTGTTTCCTCCAGGGGATTCAGACTTTATCTCTGAGCACCACAGCCAGTCAGAGCGGGAGCGCTGGCTCCCAGTCCAATTTCTCTACCAACAGCTATGGCCTGAGGGACAAGGCCGGGAAGGAACAGGTCTTCACCACCATCGGTCTTTACCAGGTACCACATACCACTGAACCCGCTGCTCAGGAGAGGGTGCTCAAGTTCAAGGTCATTGtgggaaaaaaagtcaaagtgtCTCCGCAACGCCAAATCCACAGAAAGTCTATCTGAAGTTTGCTAACaataagctaacgttagcccaCACGGCTACTGATCATACCAAGACTCTTATAGTTAGTCATATTTTGACTCTGTAGTTTCTTCATCAGGCTTGACGAATGCCTCCTATGAGAATAATGTTTATGTCTGTAACTTTGCAGAGTTTGTTTCCACATGTCAGgatctgtgcttttcttttttatcccATTCAGGGGAATCACGTGGCCATCAAGTACATGAAGACCCCCGTCACCAATAACTACCAGAAACCGTCAGTTATCACAGAGTTCAATTTGGTAAAGTTCCTCATGTTCCTCTATCCTCATTTGGATTTCTTTTGGTtcgtctgtttttgtttgttgtgtttgaccATTTTCCTCTCCTTAAGACAGATGAAAGAGATGAAACATGAGAACTTGGTGCAGTTCTTTGGCGTTTGCCTCGAGCCACCGAACGTCTGTCTGGTCATCCAGTACTGCAGGAAAGGCAGCCTGAAGGTCAGTGTGTCAggactgcgcacacacacacacacacacacacacacacacacacacacacgcacacacattttcttcacaCTGCAGGGCTGAGCATCTTTGCTATGTCGACCCAAACATgttaaatgattaaatattgAACTTTAAATTGTTGTTCACTCTTTGACGTTGTTATGTTTTTCTTCAGGATGTTCTGAGGGCGTCAGACATCGAGCTGGACGCGATGTTTAAGATTTCCTTTGCTTATGACATTGTCAGTGTGAGTCCACTCATTTATGCAGCACGTTGACATGGTTCAGAGGTGGGAGAGGCACTTCATTAATAGAATACAAGCAAAGTTTCACAGGATTTTAGAGATGAGGGAATActcacaaaaacataaacaaaaatgcacaatagaaaatcaaatgtacaaaatacaaaatgctgTTTCCAACTCCACCCAACACATCCCCCAAAATTTAGATTTGTCATATTTCCTTTATTTAGTGaattgtatttatgttttattaacAATGCGGACGTCTGAATGTTGTTTCAAAGCCGTCTGCACTCAAGCAACAGTGCAGGGCTGATGTTTGACTtgtgttcatctgtgtttcagggAATGGAGTTCATTCACAAAAGTAACCTGAAGTTCCACGGGAACCTGAAGCCGAGCACATGTCTGGTGGACAGCCGCCTGCAGATAAAGCTCTCAGGCTTCGGACTGTGGGAGTTTAAATACGGGAGCAAAAACAGGACAAACTCACCAGAAAGCCTCAATTACGAGGGTCAGTGGGTGTTGAGTCATCCTCAGTATGTTTGCGTTGATGTTTATCACAGCATGAAGGAGACGTGAGGTGATGCGACTGTTGCTTAGTTACCGTTTCTTTGGCTGGCTGGTTGTAGAGATGTACTGGACAGCCCCCGAGCTTCTGAGACAAGTTGGTCTCCTGGTCAATGGGACGCCCAAAGGTGATGTCTACAGCTTTGCCATCATCATGTGGGAACTCATGTACAACTCCAAGACGAGCCCATATCAAGACATCAACCTGGAGCCCAAAGGTTAGCGTGACACAACGCCTTTGTTCGTTTTTCTCAACCCACTCAGAGGCAGTGGCCGGAAATATTGACAATCAAGAGGAAGACATAATCGAGACGAGTCATCAGTCTGTCCCATTTACATTCAGTCAGTGTCCAATCAACCAATCAACCTACTGACATACTGAAACTCCACCAAAGACACACGAATGGCACACAGAGTGAAACTAAGCTGAATTAACATAAactgaaaatatcaaataaaaagaagctttgagctaaatgctaacatgcccacAGTGCtagcatgctggtgtttagCAGGTATGATTTAAAGGTAGGGTCAGTCTACAGAAAGAGTGCCAACTCTCCATCACAATGTGATTGTCTCCCCTTCAGGAACATGAACGCcacctgctgctgattggctggaatagtCTTTGTTTCCCATTCACAACCATGGATTTCAGTCCTGAGTGACTccacaaatgttagcatgctaatatttgctaatcaGCGCTAATCAGCTGAGACTCATTggtcaaattaaaattttggaCCATCAAACTCAGAGGGATTCTTTGTCGAGGAAGCATGAAtatctgcaccaaatttcaatccatccaatagtcgTTGAGTCATTTCAGTTTGGAAAAAAGTGGCAAACTAGCGCCACGCAGCTAAAAAAACATCTCAAACCAAATCTCGATGATTCCTCCATGTTTCCTCCAGAGATCATCATGCAGTTGAGGACACCTTTCCAAGGGGAGCCCCTGCGACCAGTGCTGTGTGAGCAGCTGTGCGATGAGAAAATCAACTCACTGCTGAGGGCCTGCTGGAGCGAAAACCCTGACCACCGACCACCATTCACGTCTATCAGGAGACAGCTGAAGAGCACCAGTCCGGACAGGTGAGAAGTTTGAAAATGATCCTAAAATGAATGAGACATCCTGTAAATGAACCGTCAGACCAGAGTGAAAACCTAAAGACCTTAACGAGGACGAGTATGATTTTCTGTACTGTAGTCATGCAAATATACTAGACAATATGGTGGAAAAGCTGGAGAAATATGCAAATCacctggaggaggtggtggaggagaggaccagtcagctgacagcagagaagaCTCGTGCAGACAAGCTGCTCTCCAGCATGTTACCGAGGTAGCAGATGTAACGGTCAATATTATACTTTTCCTTTATGGCGTAGCAATTATGAAAAGTGAGAGTGAAACGGCAATTTTTAACCAATTTGATCGTAGGTACATCGCAGATCAGCTGATGGCAGGGAAGTCAGTGGAGCCGCAAAGCTACGACATGGTGACCATCTTCTTCTCTGACATTGTGGGCTTCACCTCCATGTGCGCCATCAGCTCTGCGATGGAGGTGGTCACGTTCCTCAACGACCTCTACAGCCTCTTCGACGACATCATCAAGATATACGACGTCTACAAAGTACGTCACGCGCAACGCTTTTCATCTCAGCTCACTTCATATCAGCCAACTTAGAGTAAATCTTTTAGGCTGGAAGATTCTGGAGGTGATCTTAAATgaatatttgtcatttgtgaAATGCACTGATTAGCTTTAACTGCTGAGACTTAGATGACAAGATTGCTGCCACTCTTATGTttgtgcaaaacaaatgaagctggttagcctagcttagcacaaagactggaaacagggggatagagctagcctggctctgtccaaaggtgttTAAttcacctaccagcacctctaaagctaaGTATTCAGCATGTTCTATATATGTTTCCCCTTTGTTTGAAGTCtttgttaagctaagctaagctaagctaactggtggtcgcttcatatttaccacGCAGGCATGACAGTCTCACTCCTCCACCCATCTAAGCGTATTtctgaaaaaagtgaaaacattcctttaaaatgtaGAGATTTTCCATTTAACAGCATGTTGCTCATTTTGCAGTAGTTTTCTCCAAGTTGTGCCGTTTAGCATAAAAAAGCTTCTCATTATTAGTGTGAAAACTGTCAGTGAAGCTTTCATCTTTGTCATCTTGACTAGGTGGAAACAATTGGAGATGCATACATGGTAGCCAGCGGTCTGCCGATCAGCAACGGCAATAAGCACGCTCTGGAGATCTCTATAATGGCTCTGCACTTCGTTAGCGCCATCAAGGTCTTCAGAATCCACCACATGCCTACTGAGAGCCTTGCAATCCGCATTGGGATACACTCCGGTAAGAGGCCTTTGTTTTTCTATCTTTGTCATTAAGACTTCTTGGTGTACAAGAACTCAACTGAAGCTTTGAAGATGTATACAATCAGTATGTTTTGGGATTCGTAGGTCCGGTGGTTGCAGGGGTGGTCGGCACCACTATGCCTCGCTACTGCCTCTTTGGTGACACGGTGAACATGGCCTCTCGCATGGAGAGTAACAGCTTACGTGAGTGACACCTTTGCAGAGAAAATTCACTGAGACCATCAGCATGATGTCAGAGAAGCGTATGCACCAAAgtgattctctgacttttcaCCAAGAGGTTACAACAACTGGATGGACGGCTGTGAAATTTTGTCCACACATTCAGGGTAACAAGAGGATAAATGCTAATGATTTTCGCGATCCCCTGAATTTCCCTCCTGCAGCATCATCAGTTAAACTTTTTTGGTTTATTACCAAAATATTTGCAATTTTCCTCAACCACAGCTGGCCTTTGTTTGGCGCAAATCAgcaaatatcagcatgctaacaggccaagCGATGGCGTTGAACCTATTAGTTATACAGCAGAATGTTAGCGCTGCCTCTGTTAGCATTTTgacttagcatttagctcaaagcactgttgtgtcccagtgcagcctcacagagctgctagctgcAGAGTTTTCTTATTCATTGAATGCAAACAGATCTTTGATTTggagtcaaagtcaaagttttTCAACGTAAAATCGTAAAAGTTTACCTTTAAACTGTTTGGTACTCTCTTCTGTGCGTCTAACTCAGCCCTGAAGATCCACATATCTCAGAGCACTGCTGACATCCTTGTCCAGGCTGGATCGTTTGAGctggaggaaagaggggaaatcGAAATGAAGGTGAGTCTGCATGGGTGCTTTTTTTCCAGTAAGAAGGACAACCTGTGTTTCTGACCAGTGTCTTTGTGTCCATGACAGGGTAAAGGGTGTCATAAGACCTACTGGCTGCTCAGCAAACAGGGATTTAATCCTCCCCTTACTGCTCACAGCCCGCCAGATGACAGTCTCAAACCACAAACGGAGGTACAGTCAACGCACATCACGCCCAGTCAAGCACAGTCAGCATCTCCAGTGTTGTCTTTTGACCTGCGTTTGTGTTTGTCTCCGCTCAAGAAACTAGGCCTGGCCAgggctgctgtgaaaaaggcccaTAAAAGCAAAGCTCACATGACCGACGGCATGATGACTACAGTGCACATTTAAAGAAAGTGGACACTCTCGCCTTATTTTGGATAAATTAGCGGGAAACAGAGCTCAGAGCCGGGACTACGACACTCAAAATACTTTTAATCTTCACACAGGATGAAGAACTAGCGATGCATTCAGTTTAATTCAACAGAGCATTTTATGTTACAGTCGTGTAATCTCAATTTAATCTTGCAGCTGTAATGTTGAATCAAAACATTAATCTGTGCACAGCTTGGAAAGCACGATGCCTTAAGAGACCCAACAATGGATAAATGAATGGAGACACCAGAGAACCACATTTACCTTTGTCAAAAGAtagaaaaagtctgaaaatacAAACCAACTCGACCTTAATTCATGTGGATCATCTGGTAACAATGGAGCTTGTTTAGTTACTTGATATATGTGAGTTTAAGTCTTAATTATAATAACAGATCATGATGTAATAGTTCGTTCATTATACTTTGTATAATCAATCTGAATCTCTAAAGGTATCAAAGAAACCTCATGGAGTAAAAACTACAATAtgtgcttttaaaatgtgacagagttgaagtataaagtagcaaaAAGTGCAAATACTTgaagtaaagtacctcaaattttaCTTGAGGACCGCAAGTccaaaatcacatttgattggaCAAATTTATGTACCTGCCCGGAGTTCAAGATGAGTCATCCTAAAtatttttgacagtaaaataattcTTGAtataaaaatctgaataaatttAACATATgataagaaataaatgaataacacAGAATCAGAAGAGTCACATAACACTGCACTTACCTGGAGAGTCATTTTGTATGGAAGTCAATGAGCAGACGGACTATTTTAAAACACTTAAATCCGTAAAAACGAATGCAAATCGGTGCATCTGGTTACTTTTACAGCAAtttctaatgtgtttttatttagcGCTGCggcaacaaacaacaaatgatgACTGCTTCTAATCGCAGCTCAGcctgaggagagaagaaggcTTTCTTTATAAGACACAGAGAAGTCAGATCAGAGATTCAACACAGCTGTCTGCAATCAAAACGCTTATTTATATATATGAATAAATCCATCAAGACTATCGTCCCACACAGAAGAAATACGAGAGCATGTTTATCCATCTGTTTTATGTTTACTTTGTCGTTGTCATGTCGAGAGTCTGATTTTAATTTCTGCACTGAATAAAaagattatttatttcttaaCATTGTGAGGAAGAATTTttaaagaggattttttttttcatttaatctttattggagaaaacaatgtgacatttcaaagaaaatccATTCACAAGAGGATGTGAAAATCTCAATAAATGTGCTAATGACAAGTCATATTTGTGACAAAAGGAGAAGCTCAGTGATGTGAAGGTGGGGGAGGAATTCTTCATACGCTCCCTGAGTCCTGGTGACACTcccctctgtgagtgtgtgtgtttatggacaTGAATGATGTGAGTAAAAGTGTTTTTACTACAGTCTCGATCCACTGATGAAATCCCAACATGAGCTCGtgagcaccagcagcaggatgaagagTGAGGTGCCTGAGgtggaaaacacagcaaacgcTCATGACAGAGAAACGTCACGCTCTCGTGGGCtgatttcagtatttttagGTTCAATATAGTTACATTTGATTTCAATATTTTTGACTTTTAGGCCAAAAAATAACTTCATCACACAAGAATTTGATTTCTGGTGTAAAAAAGCCTTTGAAGCAGCATCCAAATCATCACACTGGGAAGTAAAATATACAATAATTCAACATTATTATATaaaacatttaacacattttaatcagtTATTTACCTTTTATGTGTCCATTATTGGAGGACCCACCTGTTGAGAGTTAGACAATATATcatcacacaaaataaaagctaatgCAGTGAAATGAACAAAGTACCTCATACTGATTTGCCTTGAATTTAACAAGCTCTTAAtttgaaagaggaggaaacaacaaGGGGGAGGGGCAGCATGCTGTACCTCTGAGGTGAAACTCGGCAGTGAGGATCCCCCCGCTTGGTTCTGCCTCTGAGGACAGACTCCGGTACGAGCAGGGACCCTGGAGGAGAGACACGAGGAGGACACACGGGTTGGAATAAACCTTGATCATTTTATCCAAAGTTTAACAACCTGAAGCTTCAGATTGTGCCTCATTTGTGAGACGCTTTGGAccaaaataaacatgtaaaactacaaaatttccctctgaaatgtagttaaGCAGAAGGATAGAGTGGCAGGAAATGGAAAAGCAGACATGAGAAAAGGTCACGATGCTTTAATGTTTGACATCGCACAGAAGCGCTCGCTCACCGGCTGACAGACGAGCCGTTCTCCATCACAGACCTGGACCTCGCAGTGAAGCCAGACCGTGGACACCTTCTCCAGCCGCTGGAAGCGGAAAGAGTTGAACTTGAACATGGAGCGGCTGTCTTTGCCGTTCTCGAAAATGGTCACGGTGCTGTCGGAGGAGCAGCTGTTGGAAGACAAAAGCTGTTTCACCAAAAGATTCACCTTCGACTACTCTGTGAAACACAACGTGGAGTCAAATCAACTTTTATCATTCATTTATGCtaaagcaacattagcattacaGCTAATGTTACAGCTTAACAAGCTATAATTTAGCTTCGTGTGAAGTTTTTGTGACAAAGTCTTTGTGGCAAACGATGAACAGACCTTCACACTGAGAAAAGCTAAATCGAAGGTCAATCTGGAACTATTGCTATTACGCTGCCTCGATATACTGGACGTCTAAATATGGATTGAGGATTTCAAGTATTCAAGTGTTTCaggccactagagggcaggaCACACTCATGTGATATGAAGATTTCAAGTGGAAGTGAAGCAATTTATGCTTTATTATCCCCCAAAACATCAAGCTGTATGCTACATAAAGCTGATGTGTACAATGCTACGTGTACAAATACGTGTATTTTATCAGTAGCAGAGGTAACAAATTACCTGGAGATGACGAAAGCACTAAAAGTTTAAAgtcaaacaatcaatcaaactgcaGCCAGCGATAACATCcacatgctaacaggctaacaagCGCTAATGAACGAACGCGTCGAGCCCAGAAGCCCCCAGGTATTTAGAGATGTTGGCTGTCAATGAATTGTTGGTTCAGTCATGTTTAAGGCGAGCAGCACGATGAGTTTCAATCTGTACCTGTTAATGATGAGACTCCACCTCTTCTTGTCCGTGGAGTAAGGAGTAGGAGTCGCCCAGCAGTTGTTTATTACAACTTTGAATCTAAGAGGTGGTAAAGTGAACGAGAATAAAAAGACGTGTTAGAAATCGAGAGGCGTCTTCTCTGTAATGGAACAGACTCttttgtaagaaaaaaagacatgacgAATGTGCTGATTCACCTGTTGCTGAGTCCTTTCGCCTCGATGCCGATGAAGACTTCAGAGCCGATCTCAGAGGTGTCGATCACATAAGGAGCGTCCTTGGCGTACAGGAACTTTGAATTCTACAAAATATACGATGGTTTTCAATCTTCCCTCAAGCTGCTCATGCACCAAACAGCTTTGAGCTCTTTATCTTTCCAGCCAGCTTTTCATTAAATAGCACGTCTAAAGTTAGCACTGAACATGTTGCTTCCACTGGAGGAAGTGGATCTGTGAGCGGCTACTCACCGTGAACACGTTCATAGACAACTGTGATCTAAAAGTGCCTAAACTCCCGTTGTTGACATAAACTGTAGCCACTCTGGAAAAAGCAGAGGGTTTAGTAAAAACACTGCAAGTCATTGGGTCAGAATGCACACATCTTCCACACGGTAGCCGCGGTCGCGTCGCGCCCTGGATGGATGCTTACCTTTGGCTGAACACCGCGTTGTTCACCAGGTAGGCTGCTCGGTACATGCAGCTGAAGGTGTAGTTGACCGGCTGGTTTCTGACCGTGAGCGAGGTGTCGTTGGACACGATGGAGTTATAGAAGATGTACTTGGGGTCTTTGCCCGGCATGTACTGTGGAGAACAATGGAGATGGACGTCAGAAGAGATTGCTTTCCATAAACTTCATTAACCCAGTGCTCCAGGAAGTACTCAGGTACTACGTACTCTGCTATGAGTAAAAGTCCAAGAACTATTTTGTGCAGAACTGCAACTAATCACATTGTCATTATTAGTTCATGTAGAGAGTCACCACTGATTTctttaaatgtcagttttcattGCTTAATGCACCACTCGTCCATTACGCCGAGGTGTTCGGACGTGGCTAAACCTGGGCGGATAAATCAAAAACGTGGGGTCTCACCTCGGACTGCGTGCCGCAGTACGAGTGGTTTTTGGGCGTCAGGTCTGAGATGATGAAGCGGTAGTAGCCCGGGCTGTGGATCCCAGAGTAACAGACTCCACCCAGGGACAGCTGCTCAATCTCCCAGCCGTAAGGACACTCCGGGACGTTGGCAATGATGGCGTTCGGGAAACAGGACACCATAACATAGTCTGAAAAGAGACAAACTTTCACATTTTGCCTTCGTATTCACTTCATATTGCCACTTTACTGCGTTCTGACTTTAGAAGTATTTAGAATTACATCTTGCATTTGTCAAAGCTCACAAACAAGTACCAGCTGATCTTTGGTGCATAGCGATGTTACCTGCTTTCTGGGGGGGGCACGCCCATGCAACAGGCAGAAACATTAGCAACGCACCGACAGAAGCCATGCTgcgatgctgcagagagagTTAAGCATTCCACCTCAGCAATGACTTATTAAACACATAATGATGTAAATCCTGCCATCACGTGAAAAGACTCACCTGTAGGGAGGAAACACCTTTGAACAGTCTGATGTCAGAGGATCCTCATGGCTCTTCAACACGTTACCAGCACCAGCCACTCCACAGCTAACATCTTGACAGCCCGAGGAGGCATTTTATACCGTCGCAGGTGAGGTTAATCACCTTTCCCCCATTCTCCCAGCTCCACTTTCCCCCTGGCAGGACTGGCTTAAGAGC includes:
- the gucy2g gene encoding guanylate cyclase 2G, with product MSTAMYPPIRHMLVLHFTLLLPAAASINISTNGSQPHKLIIGFQAPWNMSFPFSALRLGSAIQIAVEKVNTNPSLLGNYSLDVVFIDTDCNPKVSLGGFIHQVWKENVSALFGPACPEEAEVTGLIASTWNIPMFGFVGQSSKMDNSEIYDSYIKIVPPLKRSSEVLVKTLEFFGWSHVAMIGGGLESNTWDKVDALWKTVENPLKAKFKLAASVKFDTSNPELVYRNMKYIATVARVIVVLTNKEDSLALLLEAERQGLMNGNYVFLLVQHFENNLWKYGLKTKIDQDAFRAFDMAFIIGQKSYEGYEYYDFFEQVFERLKGHPFHSNLTSEREVSPYSAHLHDAVLLYAMGLKEVLKDGKDPHDGRQLLQRLKNKNGIRFYGASGLVHFDEEGERNLDYSIYKLQRARDVTKFVPILHFDSHTKAVRPTSMFASVVWPKGRPPSDKPECGFNNELCEWLINDIALLALLVTFPLIGVLAVLCIGVLILQKLRLQNRLDDSCWWLINYSDITIIRESSGIQTLSLSTTASQSGSAGSQSNFSTNSYGLRDKAGKEQVFTTIGLYQGNHVAIKYMKTPVTNNYQKPSVITEFNLMKEMKHENLVQFFGVCLEPPNVCLVIQYCRKGSLKDVLRASDIELDAMFKISFAYDIVSGMEFIHKSNLKFHGNLKPSTCLVDSRLQIKLSGFGLWEFKYGSKNRTNSPESLNYEEMYWTAPELLRQVGLLVNGTPKGDVYSFAIIMWELMYNSKTSPYQDINLEPKEIIMQLRTPFQGEPLRPVLCEQLCDEKINSLLRACWSENPDHRPPFTSIRRQLKSTSPDSHANILDNMVEKLEKYANHLEEVVEERTSQLTAEKTRADKLLSSMLPRYIADQLMAGKSVEPQSYDMVTIFFSDIVGFTSMCAISSAMEVVTFLNDLYSLFDDIIKIYDVYKVETIGDAYMVASGLPISNGNKHALEISIMALHFVSAIKVFRIHHMPTESLAIRIGIHSGPVVAGVVGTTMPRYCLFGDTVNMASRMESNSLPLKIHISQSTADILVQAGSFELEERGEIEMKGKGCHKTYWLLSKQGFNPPLTAHSPPDDSLKPQTEVQSTHITPSQAQSASPVLSFDLRLCLSPLKKLGLARAAVKKAHKSKAHMTDGMMTTVHI
- the tectb gene encoding beta-tectorin isoform X1; its protein translation is MASVGALLMFLPVAWACPPQKADYVMVSCFPNAIIANVPECPYGWEIEQLSLGGVCYSGIHSPGYYRFIISDLTPKNHSYCGTQSEYMPGKDPKYIFYNSIVSNDTSLTVRNQPVNYTFSCMYRAAYLVNNAVFSQSVFTKPSAFSRVATVYVNNGSLGTFRSQLSMNVFTNSKFLYAKDAPYVIDTSEIGSEVFIGIEAKGLSNRFKVVINNCWATPTPYSTDKKRWSLIINSCSSDSTVTIFENGKDSRSMFKFNSFRFQRLEKVSTVWLHCEVQVCDGERLVCQPGPCSYRSLSSEAEPSGGILTAEFHLRGGSSNNGHIKGTSLFILLLVLTSSCWDFISGSRL
- the tectb gene encoding beta-tectorin isoform X2; the encoded protein is MASVGALLMFLPVAWACPPQKADYVMVSCFPNAIIANVPECPYGWEIEQLSLGGVCYSGIHSPGYYRFIISDLTPKNHSYCGTQSEYMPGKDPKYIFYNSIVSNDTSLTVRNQPVNYTFSCMYRAAYLVNNAVFSQRVATVYVNNGSLGTFRSQLSMNVFTNSKFLYAKDAPYVIDTSEIGSEVFIGIEAKGLSNRFKVVINNCWATPTPYSTDKKRWSLIINSCSSDSTVTIFENGKDSRSMFKFNSFRFQRLEKVSTVWLHCEVQVCDGERLVCQPGPCSYRSLSSEAEPSGGILTAEFHLRGGSSNNGHIKGTSLFILLLVLTSSCWDFISGSRL